From Hymenobacter sediminicola:
TTTGTGGAAGGGGAGGAGGCCCGCTTCCGCAAGTTCGCCACCGACCCGGCCTACCAGCGCCAGGGCATCGGCAGCGCGTTGCTGCACTACGTACTAGCCGAAGCGCGCCGCCTGGGGGCCCGCCGCCTCTGGTGCGACGCCCGCCAAGACAGTGCTGCTTTCTACGCTCGTTTCGGGATGCACCCGGAAGGTGAAGTATTCTATAAGGGCCCTATTGCCTATGTGCGCATGGCCCGCGACTTATAGCAAGTACATCAGACACACAGCGGCCCTTCCGGCTGGCCCTTTCGTTGTATCAGCCACGATGCACAACAGGGCGGGCCGGAAGGGCCGTTGGTTTACAAACCGTTGTTGCGGCTACATCAACATAGGTTCGGTGGGGCGCACAGGCGTGCGGGGCCGGCGGTTATAGTCCGGTTCCCAGTCGTTGATGGGGCGCGTGATGCCAGGCGGCAGGTCTAGGTCGGGCAGGCCGTCATCGAGCGGTTCGCCCCCATCGTCGTCGTTGTCGGGCTGGGGTGGG
This genomic window contains:
- a CDS encoding GNAT family N-acetyltransferase, with the protein product MSALPAIWAIAPSHTYLLRHEVLWPDMPLDYVKLENDAEGYHYGTFQDDQLVAVISLFVEGEEARFRKFATDPAYQRQGIGSALLHYVLAEARRLGARRLWCDARQDSAAFYARFGMHPEGEVFYKGPIAYVRMARDL